The Solicola gregarius DNA window TACGACGGCGACCCGCGCTCGGCCGACGCGACCCCGATCACCGACGTACGAGGCGAGGAGGACCTCGCCCGGGTCGAGCTGCGCCGGCCGAGCGGATCGCGGATCGGTACGGGCGGAATGGTCACGAAGGTCGAGGCGGCGCGCATCGCGACCGGTGCCGGTGTTCCGGTCGTGCTGACCGATGTCACCCACGCGGCCGAGGCCCTGACCGGCGGCGGGGCCGGCACCCGGTTCCACCCGACCGGGCGACGCCGCCCGACACGGTTGCTGTGGCTCGCCCACGCGACGGAGGGCAAGGGCCGCATCACCGTCGACGCGGGCGCGGTACGTGCGCTGCGTGACCGCGGCGCGTCGCTGCTCCCGGCCGGAATCGTTGCGGTTGACGGCGACTTCGTCGCGGGTGACCCCGTCGACCTGGTGGCAACTGAGGGCGGGTTCGAAGGTCCGCAAGGGGGACTCGAGCGTCCGGGAGGAAGCGTCGTCGCAAGAGGAATCGTGAGCTACGACAGCGCGGAGATCCCGCGCCTGATCGGACGATCGACCAGGGAACTCGCCGCCGAGCTGGGGCCTGAGTACGAGCGCGAGGTCATGCACCGCGACGACCTGGTGCTCCTCGATGAGCCGGCGCAGGGCCGCAGGTAACGAATCGGACGCATCGCGTGCGGGCCCGCTTCCGTCGCTTAGGTTGGTGCCATGGATAGTGGCCCCGAGCGGCTTTGGCATGTGACGGTGACGGTGTCGGGTACCCCGCATGAGGCGGATGTCGTACGCGATGCGATGAGCCGACTCGGCGAGCAGCACGCGTTCCTGCACTCGATGCGCTACGCGATGGACCGGGCCGAGATCGCGTACTGGGAGCAGGCGGCCGAGATGCTCGACGCCGCGGCGATGGCGATGCGCGTCTGGAACGAGCACCGCTCGAGCGCCGGGCTGCCTGCGTGGGAGGTTGTCGGCCTCGAGGTGCTGGAGCGCGAGACGTTCCAGACCCGAACACCTGGCAGCACCGGCCCCCCGGTCGGCCTCCACCGCCCGGTGCCAACCCCCTTCCCCTGAACGGTGAGGAGAGAGTTCTGGCCCTGTGAGGAGAGAATCGTGGTCCGGTGACGAGAGGGTTTCGGCCGCTGTTCGGCCGCCGCTCGGCCAGAACTCTCTCGCGATAGGGCCAGAACTCTCTCCTCACCGGGCGGCATATCCTGGTGCGGTGGACGCACGTACGCACGTCGAGACGCGAGCCAGGGCCGCCAAAGCGGTCTCGGCCGACCTCGCCGTAGCGACCCGGGCGGCAAAGGACACCGCACTGCGCGCGATCGCCGACGCCCTGACGCAGCGGGCCGACGAGATCCTCACCGCGAACGCCCGCGACGTGGAGGCCGCCCGCGCGGAAGGTATACCCGAGCACATCATCGACCGGCTCCGGCTCGACGAGGAGCGGGTCGCCGCGATGGCCGACGGCGCCCGCAACGTCGCTGCGCTTCCCGACCCGATCGGTGAGGTCGTACGCGGGTCGACGTTGCCGAACGGCCTGCGGTTGACGCAGGTACGCGTGCCGATGGGCGTGATCGCGATGATCTACGAGGCGCGCCCGAACGTCACGGTCGACGCCGCCGCGATCTGTCTCAAGGCCGGTAGCGCGGTGTTGCTCCGCGGTTCCTCCTCGGCGCGACAGTCGAACACCGCGATCGTCGGCGTCCTGCGTACCGCGATCGAGAGCGCCGGCCTGCCCGCCGACCTGATCTGCCAGATCGACCCGACGGACCGAGAGACGACCGAGCAACTGCTGCGGGCCCGCGGCCTCGTCGACCTGGCGATCCCGCGCGGCGGCGCCGGGCTGATCCAGATGGTGGTCGAGCGCTCGACCGTCCCCGTGATCGAGACGGGGGTCGGCAACTGTCACGTGTACGTCGACGCCGACGCAGACCTCGACAAGGCCCTCGACATCCTGGTCAACGCCAAGACACACCGGACGAGCGTGTGCAACGCGGCAGAGTCGCTGCTCGTGCACAAGGCGGTCGCCGACGTGTTCGTGCCGCGCGCGATCGCCGCGCTCCGCGACGAGGGCGTCACCGTGCATGGCGACTCGGCGTTCCAGGCGGCCTCGGACGCCGTCGTGCCCGCAACCGGCGACGACTGGGCGCGCGAGTACCTCTCGCTCGACCTCTCCGCCGCCGTCGTGGGTTCGCTCGACGACGCGGTACGCCACATCCGTACGTACTCCTCCGGACACACCGAGGCGATCGTCACGGAGTCGATCGACGCTGCGCACCGGTTCTCGATGCTCGTCGACGCCGCGGCCGTCATGGTCAACGCGTCGACACGTTTCACCGACGGCGCGGAGTTCGGGTTCGGCGCCGAGATCGGCATCTCGACGCAGAAGCTGCACGCCCGTGGTCCGATGGGCCTCCCCGAGATGACGACCACCACCTACGTCGTCACCGGGTCAGGTCACGTCCGCTGATCCACGCCCCCTATCGGCCCGGCCTCCTCGAGACGATAGATTGTGCCCATGTCGATTCTCGCCGAAGCCGCCGAGCACGGCCCCGATGTGAACCCGTACGTCGTCGGCGTCGTCGTCCTCGCCATCTTCGTCTTCCTGATGTTGGGTGTGCTGTCGTTCGGCAAGGGCCGCGAACACACCTGATGAACCTGCCCCACGCCTCCGGGCAGCGCCCGCGGATCGGGGTCATGGGCGGTACGTTCGACCCGATCCATCACGGACACCTCGTCGCAGCGAGCGAGGTGCAGGCGTGGTTCGACCTCGACGAGGTCGTGTTCGTACCGACCGGCGAGCCGTGGCAGAAGTCGTCCCGCAAGGTCTCGCCCGCGGAGGACCGCTACCTGATGACGGTCATCGCGACCGCCGCGAACCCGCGCTTCTCGGTCAGCCGGATCGACATCGAGCGCGGCGGGCCCACGTACACGATCGACACGTTGCGCGATCTCGAGGCCGAGTACGGCGACGCGGAGCTGTACTTCATCACCGGTGCCGACGCGCTGGCCGCGATCGTGACGTGGCGCGAGCCGGGGGAGCTGTTCGAGTTCGCGCATTTCGTCGGTTGCACGAGGCCCGGCCACCAGATCGACGAGTCCACGTTGCAGGGGCTGCCCACCGACCGGGTGACGATCGTGGAGATCCCCGCGCTCGCCATCTCGTCGACCGACTGTCGCGCGCGCGTCGAGCGCGATGAGCCGGTGTGGTACCTCGTGCCCGACGGTGTCGTCCAGTACATCGGCAAGTACCGCCTCTACCGACCCGCACCGACGTCCGCCGACCAGGAGAGCGCATGACGGCAACCGATCACGCCCTCGAGCTCGCACGTACGGCCGCGCGGGCCGCCGACGACCGGCTTGCCGAGAACATCATCGCGTTCGACGTCTCCGACCAGCTCGTCATCACCGATGTGTTCCTGATCTGCTCGGCGAAGAACGACCGACAGGTGCGCGCGATCGTCGACGAGGTGGAGGAGCAGCTGCTCGCCGTCGGCGCCAAGCCGGTACGCCGCGAGGGGCAGCGCGAGGGGCGCTGGGTACTCCTCGACTTCGCCGATCTCGTCGTGCACGTCCAGCACGAGGAGGAGCGGGCATTCTACTCGCTGGAGCGGTTGTGGAGCGACTGTCCCGCGATCGACCTCGGGGCGTCGGAGTAGTGGGCCGCCAGCTGATCCTGTGGCGTCACGGGCGCACCGCCTGGAACGCGACCGGCCGCGTGCAGGGGCAGACCGACATACCGCTCGACGAGGTCGGGATGTCGCAGGCGGCGTCGGCCGCCGCGCGGCTCGCGTCGTTGCGCCCCGACCGGATCGTCAGCTCGGACCTGTCGCGCGCGTACGTCACCGCGCAGGCGCTTGCGGCATTCGCAGACCTCGACGTCGAGGTCGACCAGCGGCTTCGCGAGATCAACTTCGGTGCGCGTGAGGGCCTGACGATGCCCGAGGCGAAGGCGGCGTTCCCCACCGAGATGCGCCGCTGGCTCGCGGGCGAGGACATCGCGATGGAGGGTGCCGAGACGTACGCGCAGACGGCTCGTCGAGTGGCGGCGGCGATCCGCGATGCGGTCGACTCCATGGGTGACGAGTCGACCGTCGTGCTCGTCGCGCACGGCGCCGCGATCCGGGTCGGTACCTGCGAGTTCCTCGGCCTCCCGCAGGAGCACTGGCGCTCGCTCGGGGGCTTCAACAACTGCGCGTGGGCGGTGCTGCAGGACGGCCGGCACGGCTGGCGGATCGCCGAGTGGAACGCCGGCCAGCTTCCCGAGCCGGTTCTCTCCGACGAGACCCAGGACGCCAACGCCTAGCCCCGGTGAGCACGACGTTCAGACAGGACACGCCCGGTGTGTCGCGCCCGAACGTCCGGCTCACGGCGGGGGTGCCGGGGCGATTTCGTCTGCGGGCGACGTACGAGATATAGTCGACCCGCATCTGGGGCTATGGCGCAGTTGGTAGCGCGCCTCCATGGCATGGAGGAGGTCAGGGGTTCGAATCCCCTTAGCTCCACGGTTTCAGACGTACGAGCCCGCTCCGCACTCCGCGGTGCGGGCTCGTACGTCTCTTGCCGTCCGTGGCCCTCCGCGTACCAGCCGCGGGCCGCGGCTGTGGCACGATGAGCCCGGCTGGAGGGATGCCGATGACCGAGAAGCGTACGTCCACCACCGCGCTCGCCTCGTGGCGCGACACCGCCACGCGACGCGCGATCACGGACTTCGTGGCGTCGGTCACCGCCGGGCCGAACGCCGTACCCGAGGAGGAGCGCGTTGCGGTCTTCGACAACGACGGCACGCTCTGGACCGAGAAGCCGATGCAGGCGCAGCTGCACTACATCGCCGACGGTTGGCGTGCCGCCGCCGAGGCCGACCCGTCGCTCGCCGACCGCGAGCCCTACCGCTCGGTTGTCGCCGGTGACTTCGGCTGGCTCGGCAAGGCCATCGACAAGCACTACGAGGGTGACGACGGCGATCTCCAGGTGCTCGTCGGCGCGCTGGTCGGACTCGTCGAGGACCTGAGCGTCGAGGCGTACGC harbors:
- the nadD gene encoding nicotinate-nucleotide adenylyltransferase, producing MNLPHASGQRPRIGVMGGTFDPIHHGHLVAASEVQAWFDLDEVVFVPTGEPWQKSSRKVSPAEDRYLMTVIATAANPRFSVSRIDIERGGPTYTIDTLRDLEAEYGDAELYFITGADALAAIVTWREPGELFEFAHFVGCTRPGHQIDESTLQGLPTDRVTIVEIPALAISSTDCRARVERDEPVWYLVPDGVVQYIGKYRLYRPAPTSADQESA
- a CDS encoding histidine phosphatase family protein, with translation MGRQLILWRHGRTAWNATGRVQGQTDIPLDEVGMSQAASAAARLASLRPDRIVSSDLSRAYVTAQALAAFADLDVEVDQRLREINFGAREGLTMPEAKAAFPTEMRRWLAGEDIAMEGAETYAQTARRVAAAIRDAVDSMGDESTVVLVAHGAAIRVGTCEFLGLPQEHWRSLGGFNNCAWAVLQDGRHGWRIAEWNAGQLPEPVLSDETQDANA
- a CDS encoding glutamate-5-semialdehyde dehydrogenase; translation: MDARTHVETRARAAKAVSADLAVATRAAKDTALRAIADALTQRADEILTANARDVEAARAEGIPEHIIDRLRLDEERVAAMADGARNVAALPDPIGEVVRGSTLPNGLRLTQVRVPMGVIAMIYEARPNVTVDAAAICLKAGSAVLLRGSSSARQSNTAIVGVLRTAIESAGLPADLICQIDPTDRETTEQLLRARGLVDLAIPRGGAGLIQMVVERSTVPVIETGVGNCHVYVDADADLDKALDILVNAKTHRTSVCNAAESLLVHKAVADVFVPRAIAALRDEGVTVHGDSAFQAASDAVVPATGDDWAREYLSLDLSAAVVGSLDDAVRHIRTYSSGHTEAIVTESIDAAHRFSMLVDAAAVMVNASTRFTDGAEFGFGAEIGISTQKLHARGPMGLPEMTTTTYVVTGSGHVR
- the rsfS gene encoding ribosome silencing factor, which encodes MTATDHALELARTAARAADDRLAENIIAFDVSDQLVITDVFLICSAKNDRQVRAIVDEVEEQLLAVGAKPVRREGQREGRWVLLDFADLVVHVQHEEERAFYSLERLWSDCPAIDLGASE
- the proB gene encoding glutamate 5-kinase — protein: MRIVVKVGSSSLSTAGDGIDTARVSALVNALAEARSRGDEVVLVSSGAIASGIAPLGLGQRPRDLAAQQAAASVGQGLLVAHYTERFARHGYVVGQVLLTLDDVTRRSHYRNAYRTFAKLLELGVVPIVNENDTVATSEIRFGDNDRLAALVAHLVHADLLVLLSDVNALYDGDPRSADATPITDVRGEEDLARVELRRPSGSRIGTGGMVTKVEAARIATGAGVPVVLTDVTHAAEALTGGGAGTRFHPTGRRRPTRLLWLAHATEGKGRITVDAGAVRALRDRGASLLPAGIVAVDGDFVAGDPVDLVATEGGFEGPQGGLERPGGSVVARGIVSYDSAEIPRLIGRSTRELAAELGPEYEREVMHRDDLVLLDEPAQGRR